One segment of Thunnus thynnus chromosome 19, fThuThy2.1, whole genome shotgun sequence DNA contains the following:
- the LOC137170937 gene encoding zinc finger and BTB domain-containing protein 7C, with protein sequence MVHHREEDLIGIPFPNHSSDVLCSLNEQRRDGLLCDVILIVRDQEYRTHRSVLAACSQYFKKLFTVATTDGGRHHTAAVYEIDFVAPECLTAILEFAYTSTLTVTASNVKEILNAAQMLEIPCIINVCLEIMDSGGGGGGGREEEGEEDEEEEEEDEEEEEEEEEEEEDVGSRKDEQEEDNVSERSLQSSESRGEQTPLGTEDSPPPSTSTYHQQFDLHRESQSQSPDNMRGKQESMESRALKDFSIESLLQEGLYPRMSTLDRRANFSPLLPGFYPSMWAAEFPAFPQQLLDPNHHQHPHTGASPQTRLLHAFPTPAPLEASRPLDLAVKREIIKEELKEEVPPSLLHGDFLKEFVSSGLGSTMNAGSVPSEGHPLGPIKDEADFRSYLSFLSSASHLGALFPPWQLEEERKMKPKASQQCPICNKVIQGAGKLPRHMRTHTGEKPYMCTICEVRFTRQDKLKIHMRKHTGERPYICLHCNSKFVHNYDLKNHLRIHTGVRPYQCEHCYKSFTRSDHLHRHIKRQSCRISRPRRGRKPAAWRSTPTSNFLCPPPAATNRFEENGLSSAYQGVKSHGLGEMLGLGNRGVGFKSVDGVGREGREERRAEGKHVAEEEKTAAGRQRGVFAFALAGEEVLTHSPFYAATSDPWTMRLECAPPIPEPAK encoded by the exons ATGGTTCATCACAGAGAGGAGGACCTGATTGGGATTCCCTTCCCCAATCACAGCAGCGACGTCCTCTGCAGCCTCAATGAGCAGCGTCGTGATGGCCTGCTCTGCGATGTCATCCTCATCGTCCGTGACCAGGAGTACCGGACCCACCGCTCCGTTCTGGCCGCCTGCAGCCAGTACTTCAAGAAGCTCTTCACAGTGGCCACCACTGACGGCGGCCGTCATCACACGGCGGCCGTGTATGAAATTGACTTTGTCGCTCCGGAGTGTCTCACAGCCATTCTGGAGTTTGCCTACACTTCTACTCTGACGGTGACGGCGTCTAACGTCAAAGAGATCCTGAACGCCGCTCAGATGCTGGAGATTCCCTGCATCATCAACGTCTGCCTGGAGATCATGGACAGCGGGGGTGGTGGCggtggggggagagaggaggaaggggaagaggacgaggaggaggaagaggaagacgaggaggaggaagaagaggaggaggaagaggaggaggacgtgGGTTCGAGGAAAGATGAGCAGGAGGAGGACAATGTCAGCGAGAGGTCGCTGCAGTCGTCGGAAAGCAGGGGGGAGCAGACGCCTCTGGGGACGGAGGACTCGCCGCCTCCCAGCACCTCCACGTACCACCAGCAGTTTGATCTGCACAGAGAGTCCCAGTCGCAGTCTCCAGACAACATGAGAGGAAAACAG GAGAGTATGGAGAGTCGGGCTTTGAAGGATTTCTCCATCGAGTCTCTCCTCCAGGAGGGGCTGTACCCCCGTATGTCAACACTGGACAGGAGGGCCAacttctctcccctcctcccagGCTTCTACCCCTCTATGTGGGCTGCCGAGTTCCCGGCCTTCCCGCAACAGCTCCTGGACCCCAACCATCACCAGCATCCCCACACAGGAGCCTCACCGCAAACCAGGCTCCTCCATGCCTTTCCAACACCCGCACCGCTCGAGGCCTCCAGGCCCCTCGACCTAGCTGTGAAAAGAGAGATCATAAAGGAGGAGCTGAAAGAGGAAGTCCCGCCCAGCCTGCTCCACGGTGACTTCCTGAAGGAGTTTGTCAGCTCGGGGCTGGGTAGCACCATGAACGCTGGGTCAGTGCCATCAGAGGGTCACCCTCTGGGTCCGATTAAGGATGAAGCTGACTTCCGGTCGTACCTGAGCTTCCTGAGCTCCGCATCCCACCTGGGGGCACTGTTCCCTCCCTGGCagctggaggaagagaggaagatgaagccCAAAGCATCGCAGCAGTGTCCAATCTGCAACAAGGTCATCCAAGGGGCTGGGAAACTGCCGCGACACATGAGGACGCATACGGGAGAGAAACCGTACATGTGCACTATCTGTGAAGTACGGTTCACCAG ACAAGACAAACTCAAGATCCACATGAGGAAGCACACAGGTGAGCGCCCCTACATCTGCCTCCACTGCAACTCAAAGTTTGTCCACAACTACGACCTGAAGAACCACCTGCGTATCCATACGGGCGTCCGTCCGTACCAGTGTGAGCACTGCTACAAAAGTTTCACACGGTCTGACCACCTACATCGACACATCAAGAGGCAGAGCTGCCGCATCTCCCGTCCCCGGCGGGGACGAAAGCCAGCTGCTTGGCGGTCGACACCCACTAGCAACTTCCTGTGCCCCCCACCTGCTGCTACTAACCGGTTTGAGGAGAACGGGTTAAGCTCTGCATACCAGGGAGTCAAGAGTCACGGACTTGGGGAGATGCTCGGCCTCGGTAACAGGGGTGTGGGATTTAAGAGCGTGGACGGTGTGGGCAGGGAGGGCAGGGAGGAACGGCGAGCAGAGGGGAAGCACGTcgcagaggaggagaagacagCAGCAGGGAGGCAGAGGGGAGTGTTTGCCTTCGCCCTCGCTGGAGAAGAAGTGCTTACCCACTCTCCATTTTATGCTGCAACCTCTGACCCCTGGACCATGAGACTGGAGTGTGCTCCACCCATCCCTGAGCCAGCCAAATGA